The Xiphias gladius isolate SHS-SW01 ecotype Sanya breed wild chromosome 9, ASM1685928v1, whole genome shotgun sequence genome window below encodes:
- the six3b gene encoding homeobox protein SIX3b, whose protein sequence is MVFRSPLDFLSASRLLLPHFADGTPVLARSRSPEDPPSPCPPLALPGLCFSAAQIASVCETLEETGDIERLARFLWSLPVTADGRDSISEHESVQRARAVVAYHTGSFRELYHILETHRFTRASHGKLQAMWLEAHYREAEKLRGRPLGPVDKYRVRKKFPLPRTIWDGEQKTHCFKERTRGLLREWYLQDPYPNPGKKRELAHATGLTPTQVGNWFKNRRQRDRAAAAKNRLQHHRMCPDGARALGEGECSPNGSAERADGQTLLSVTDSDSDLDV, encoded by the exons ATGGTTTTCAGATCGCCGCTCGACTTTCTCTCAGCCTCCCGTCTCCTCCTGCCGCACTTCGCGGATGGGACCCCTGTGCTGGCCCGCTCCCGGTCCCCGGAGGACCCTCCCTCCCCCTGCCCTCCTCTGGCCCTCCCGGGACTGTGTTTTTCTGCGGCGCAGATCGCCAGCGTGTGCGAGACTCTGGAGGAGACCGGAGACATCGAGCGGCTGGCCCGCTTCCTCTGGTCCCTCCCGGTGACCGCAGACGGCCGCGACTCCATCTCCGAGCACGAGTCCGTGCAGCGGGCTCGCGCCGTGGTGGCCTACCACACCGGGAGCTTCCGCGAGCTGTATCACATCCTGGAGACGCACCGCTTTACGCGCGCCTCGCACGGTAAACTGCAGGCAATGTGGCTCGAGGCTCACTACCGGGAGGCAGAGAAGCTCCGGGGGCGGCCGCTCGGGCCGGTGGACAAGTACCGCGTGAGGAAGAAGTTCCCGCTACCGAGGACCATCTGGGACGGCGAGCAGAAGACGCACTGTTTCAAGGAGCGCACACGGGGGCTGCTGAGAGAGTGGTACCTGCAAGACCCGTACCCGAACCCCGGCAAGAAGCGGGAGCTGGCGCACGCCACGGGACTGACACCGACTCAGGTTGGGAACTGGTTCAAAAACCGGAGACAGAGGGACCGGGCGGCAGCAGCCAAAAACAG GTTGCAGCACCACCGGATGTGCCCAGACGGTGCTCGCGCACTCGGCGAAGGAGAGTGCAGTCCAAACGGGAGCGCAGAGCGCGCGGATGGACAAACTCTTCTCTCAGTAACGGACAGTGACTCTGACTTGGATGTCTGA